A window of Kribbella voronezhensis genomic DNA:
CACGACCCGCGGCACCGCCTCGTAGTCCGCTGTCCGCGGTCGCCCGAGGATGTTGCTCGCCGCGATCCTGCCTTGGTACTCGCCGACATGCGTGAGCTGCCAGAGCCCGGTGACGTCGCCGATCGCCCACAGGTCCGGGCCGGCCGCCAGTCTGGCGTCGACCTCGATGCCCCGTGGATTCGCGCTGATTCCGACGGTCTCCAGGCCGATCCCGTCGACGCGCGGCCGTCGGCCGGTCGCGACCAGCAGGCGGTCACCCCGTACGTCGGTTCCGTCGCTGAGGCCGACCACGTACGACGAATCCACCAGCCGTACGTTTTCCGCGCCCACACCGACCCGCACGTCCACGTTGTCCGCACTGAGCGCCGCCGCGACCGCCTCGCCCACCGCTCGCGGATCACGGGGCAGCAGATGCTCACTGCGCTCGATCAGCGTCACCGCCGCGCCCATCCGCGCCAGCGCCTGGCTCATCTCGACCCCGGTCGCCCCGCCGCCGAGCACGATCAGCCGATCGGGTACCTCGACCAGCCCGGTGACGTCACGATTGGTCCAGATCCCCGGCAGCGACTGGAGGCCGGGCACCGGTGGGATCACCGGATCCGCACCGGTCGCGATGACGATGTGGTGCGCGGTGTAGGTCCGGTCATCCACCGCGACCGTGTGCGGACCCGCCAGCCGGCCGTGGCCACGCAGTACCTCGAGACCGGCGCTCTTCGCCCACGAGACCTGACTCGAGTCGTCGTAGCCGGAGACCATGAAGTCGCGCCAGCTCATGACGCCGTGGGGATCGAGGGTGCCGGTCACGGCCTCGCGCGCACCGGGAGCGTCGAGTGCGGCGGCCAGTGCCTCGCCGGGACGGAGCAGCGTCTTCGACGGGATGCAGGCCCAGTACGAACACTCGCCGCCGAGAAGCTCGCGTTCGACGACGGCGACGCGCGCGCCGCCCTTGGCCAGCGCGGCGGCACAGTGCTCTCCGGGCGCACCTGCTCCGAGCACGATGACGTCGTACTCCGTCCTGTCCATCGGGCGCTCCCCTCGAAGAGAATCAACACCGCGAGTCTGGCCCGCCGGCGCCCCGATTGAGCCCGGGACAATCCCTGGTCCGCGTGACCAGGGACTTTCCCGGGGGCGGATCCGGGACAGTTCGCCGGACCCTGGCAGCATGACTGCGAAACAGGTGCGGACCACGTCGTACGACCTGGCCGGACCGGTCGAGTTGCGGAGCAGAGCCGGTGGCGCTCTGATCGCGGCGACGGTGCTCGCGTCGATGGTCGGCTTCATCGACGCCTACATGGTCAACGTCGCCGTACCGGCGATCAGCCACGACCTGCACGCCGGTGTGAGCGAGCTGCAGTGGGTGCTGACCGGCTATCTGATCACCGTCGCGGCTCTGCTGCTGCTCGCCGGAGCGCTGGCCGACCATTTCGGCTGGCGGCGCATCCTGGTTGCCGGGCTCCTGGTCATGCTCGTCGCCTCTTTGGGCTGCGCCGCCGCGCCGAATGTCGGCACCCTGATCGCGGCGCGCATGGTCCAGGGCGCCGGCGGAGCGCTGGTCGTGCCGAGCAGTCTGGCTTTGCTCAACGGGACATTGCTGCCGGTGGACCGCGCCCGCGGGATCGGCGTCTGGGCAGGCGTGTCGACCCTTGGTACGACGCTTGGTCCGTACGCCGGCGGGTGGCTCGTCGACCACGGCTCCTGGCGGTACGTGTTCCTGCTGAACTTTCCGCTGATCATTGCCGCGGTCTGGATTCTGCGCTCTGTGCCCGAGGCCGACCGTGCGCGACGGCCGCTGTCTGTCGACCTCGTTGGCTCGGTGCTGGCCGTGCTCGGACTGGGCGGACTGATCTACGCGCTGACCGAAGGACCGTCCTCCGGCTGGGGAAGCGCGCAGGTTCTGCTCTCTGCGGCTGTCGGTGTGGGCTGTCTGGCAGTACTGGTTCCCGTGGAGCAGCGTCGGTCCGCGCCGATGCTGCGGACGGCCCTGTTCCGGATCCGGCAGTTCGTCGCGATCAACGCGGCGACGCTCCTCTTCTACGGCGCACTGTCGGCAGCCGGCTACCTGGTCGTACTGCAATGTCAGCTGCAGCTGGGCTACAGCGCCACCGCGGCGGGCGCGGCCCTGATTCCGGAGTCGGCCGTCTTCCTGATCGTCTCGCCGCTGGTCGGCGGCCTGGTGGCACGGGTCGGCACCCGCTGGCCGATGACCATCGGCATCCTGATCGTGGCCGGTGGTTTCGCATGGCTGTCCGCGGCGCAGCCCGGCGACAGTTACGTCCGGGCGATCCTCCCCGGCGCGGTGCTCTGGGGTCTCGGCATCGGACTGACCGTCGCGCCGCTCACAGCGGGCGTCCTCGCAGCCGTCGACGACGCAGACCTCGGTGAGGCATCGGCGATCAACGACGCCGCGTCGCGCATCGGCGGAGTGGTGCTGATCGCGCTCGTCCCCGCTCTGCTCGGCGTAGGCAGTTCGGACGACCTAGCCCAGCCACTCGCGAACAGGTACCGGACGGCGATGCTGGTGATGGCAGCGGTGAGCGTCGTATCGGCCGTGATCACGATGCTGTTCGTAGCGCGCGGTCGCCCACCGAGGACGCGGGTGCCGGCGACCCCACGCGTGCACGGCTGCGCAGTACCGGTATCACCCGCAACCAACAGGAGAGCAGCATGACCGAATCAACCACTCTGACCACGGCGCGATCGGACGGCAGCCTGACCGGGCAGGTCGTCGTCGTGCTCGGCGGTAGCTCAGGGATCGGGCTGGAGACCGCCCGGCAGGCCGGAGCGGCCGGCGCTCGGATCGTCATCACCGGGCGCGATCGCGAAAAGCTCGACGCGGCCGCTGGGGAGGTCGGGGCGGAGACCGTGGCCACAGTGGACCTCGGCGATTCCGCCGGCGTCGAAGGGTTCTTCGCCGGCCTGCCCGAGCAGATCGATCATGTACTGGTGAGTGGCGGCGGACCGTTCTACGCGCCGATCACCGAGCTGGACTTCGACGAGGCGCGAGATTTCGTGGACGAGCATCTGGTCGGGTCGCTCCGGATCGCCCGGCTGTGCATCGGGCGGGTCCGCCCGGGCGGCTCGCTGACCTTCATCGGCGGTACCGGTGCTCGGCGTCCCGGAGTCGGACTGAGCATTGCCGCGATCGCTACGGCCGGGCTGTCCGCGATCGCCGCGAATGCCGCGCTCGAACTCGCCCCGGTCCGGGTCAACGCCGTTGCGGCCGGGTTCGTCGACACGCCGCTGTCCGCGCGTTTGCTGGGTGATCAGCTCGAGGAACGCCGCGCCGGGCTTCGGGCCACGCTGCCGATCCGGCGGGTGGTCGGCCCGGAGGATGTGGCCGCGCTCGTCGTCCACTTGATGACCAACGGTGCTCTGACAGGCGCGACGTACGACGTGGACGGCGGTCAGCAACTGCTGCCGGGCTAGCTCCTTGCGGCCTCGGCTTCGGGCAGCGCGTCCCGCAGTTGCCGGCGTGAGCTGATGGACAACTTGTCGAAGATCTTTCGCAGATGCCATTCCACTGTGCGGGGGCTGAGGAACAGCCGCGCGCCCACCTCGGGGTTGGAGAGGCCGTCCCGGACCAGGACGGCGATCTGGCGTTCCTGAGGTGTCAGTACCTCGCCCGCGGACGAGGAGGCGGTTCGCCTGCGGATGGTCTCTCCGGTCGCCTGCAACTCTCGCCGGGCGCGCTCGGCGAACGCCTCCATGCCGATCGAGGTGAACACGTCGTACGCAGTACGCAGTTGGGTCCGGGCGTCACGCCTGCGGCTCTCCCGGCGAAGCCATTCGCCGTACAGCAGATGGGCGCGCGCCAGGTCCGGGCGCAACCGGGTGCCCGTGAGCAACTCGATCGCTTCGCGATAGGCACATTCGGCGTCGGCATCGCGCTGCACGAGCGCCCGCGCCCGCGCCTCGAGGCCGAGGCCCCAGCGCTCGTCGGTGACCGCGGTCGTTTCCCGAAGGCGCGCCCACGCGGCGGTGGCCTCGCGATGCCGTCCGCTCCGCACTGCGGCCTCGACCTGTTCGCTCAACGCCCACGAGGACACGAAGAGCTCCGGCGTGTCGTCAGCAGCCAAAGTTGCCCAGAGCAACGCTTCGTCGTGACGCCCCAACGCGTTCAGGATCACCGACTTCGTCCAGCGCGCGTACTGCGCCGCCGTGCCCTGCCCTTCGGCCGTCGCTCTCGCGATCGTGTCCTCGATCAACCCGAAGGCCTCGTCGGGCCGTCCGCGGAGTGCGGACAGCACCAGTGCGCCGTACTGCAGGACGTGCGTGCCGGTGGCTTCCCGTACTGCGTCGGCCTCGGCTCGCAGCGCCACCGCCTCGGCGAAGTCTCCCGCCATGGCGACCACCTGGCCGAGGACGTTCACCCCCACGGCGAGTACGGCGAGCGCGCCGGCGCCGCGAGCCGTCTCCACCTGCCGGGTGGCGGTGGTCAGACAGGATTCGAAGTCCCACGCCGTGGCGGCCGCGGCGGTAGCGAGCCAGCCCCAGCGCAGTACCTCCTCGGCGGTGACTTCCGGTCCGCCGAACGCTGTCGCGGCTTGTTTGAGCAACGGGACCGCTGCATCCCGTCCTTCGGCGAAGACGAGTGCCAGTCCGTCGAGGAGTACGTCGGAACTTCGGGGCGCCGCGTCCGGTCGCGGTGCCGTCGTGGCCGCCAGCGAAACCTCGCGGAGCCCGACCGTTCCACCAAGGCGTCCCGCGAAGAGAGCGGCGCTCCAGGCATCGAGGTAGGTGTCCCTGGCGAGTCGCGCGTCGAGCGATTCGAAGGTCTGCGCCGCACGTAACAACAGACCGGGCGCTTCGCGGCCGCGCTGCTGTGCGAACGCGGCCTCCGCGCGGAGCAGATCGACCTGGGCATGCCCGAGGTCGTCCAACGGCCCCGCCTCGGCCGTCGCGAGCAGCGACCAGGCGGTCCGGAAGGCGCCTGCCTGGAGGCTGGCGTGCGCTCCGGCCAAGGCTCGGCCGCTCCGTCGAGCCGGGTCGTCGGTCAGGGAGACCGCGCGCTGCCAGAAGGCCGCGGCCGCTGCGAAACCGCCCCTGGCCTGGGCACGGTCCGCCGACCGCTCGAGCTCGACGGCTACCTCCTCGTCCGGCCCATCCGCGGCGGCGGCGAGATGCCATGCGCGCCGGTCGGGGTCGGAAGTGGAATCCGTCGCTTCGGCCAGCGCCAGGTGTACTGCGCGCCGCTCCGCCGCGGAAGCCGATCCGTACAAGGCCGACCGGACGAGCGGGTGCCGGAAGGTGACGCGCTGCCCCAGACTCAGCAGCCCGTCGATCTCCGCGAACGCCGCCGCGATCCCGAGCTGGTCGGCCGCACGCCGTACCAGCACCGGATCGCCGACCGGCTCGGCCGCCGCGACGAGCAGCAGCTGCCTGGTCGGAGCCGGCAACGCGTCGGCCTGGCGCAGGAAGCTCTGCTCGATCCGTCCGGACAGGGCCTGGCCACCGTGCAGACCGAACCCGCCGGCGAGCTGGGTGGCGGTGAGGCCGCGGGGAAGCTCCAGCAGGGCCAGCGGATTCCCGCGGGTCTCGGCGACCAGCCGTTCGCGGATCGGCTCGTCGAGCAGGAACTCGACCGCCGATCCGAGCAGGGCACGCGCCTCGTCGTCCAGCAACCCGCCGACCTCGAGCTCGGGCAGTCCTTTCAGCTCGATGCCGACCTCGCGGGCACCGAACAGCAGACCGACCGCGTCGGCACCGAGCCTGCGGGCGACGAAGCCCAGGGTCTGAGCGGTCGCGGTGTCCAGCCACTGTGCGTCGTCGACCACCACGAGCGCCGGCTCCTTCTCGGCGAAGTCCGAGATCAGGCTGAGCACGGCGAGGCCGACCATGAAGCGATCGGGAGCCGGACCGGGCGCGAGCCCGAAGACCGTCGCGAGCGCCCGGCGTTGCGGCTCCGGAATCTTGTCCATCCGATCCAGCAGCGGCACGCACAACTGGTGCAGGGCTGCGAACGCCAGCTCCATCTCGGACTCGACGCCGACCGCGCGCAGGGTGCGCAGCTCCGATCCGGACTCGGTCGCGTAGTCCAGCAGCGCGCTCTTCCCGACTCCTGCCTCGCCGCGGACGACCAGCACACGGCTGGCGCCGCCGCGGACGGCGGCCAGTAGGGCATCGAGGACCGCGCATTCCGATCGGCGGCCGAGCAGCCGCGTCCGTGCCGCCGTCCGCTCGCGGAACCCGTCTCTATCCGCCACCGTCCGCCTCTCCCAGCGGTCACTACCGCGTGCAGTCCGGTCGAACCACCCCTCCAGTCGATCTGCCTCAGCCTAGAACGGCCCCCGCCCTTTGACCACCGACCCGACCGGTGGCCCGACCGACCCTGATCGACACGACGGGCCGCTGCGCGGTTGCCTATGGCACCGGACAGGCAAATACTCCGAAATGTCAGGCAGTGGTGGAACGGCTACCTGCCGCCGCCGGCCTGATGGTTCGAGGGACCCCGTCCACAGGTCCCGTTCACTCCTCGGGAGGAACAGTGAGGATCGAACGCACGTCAATTTCCGGCCGCCTGCGTCGGAGCGCCCAACTCTTGGCCGCGGTCAGCGCGATCGCGGCGTCCCTGTACGCCGTACCGGCAGCCGGAGCCGCTCCTTCGGCGGCCGCTCGGCTGTCCGCCGCCAATGCCGCGGTGGATCGCTCAGGGGTCAAGGGCATCGCGTGGTACACCGATGCCGCCTCCGGCAAGGTGGTCGTCACCGCGGACAGCACGGTGTCCGCGGCGCAGGTCGCCGCGCTGAAACACGATGCGGTCCAGGTCAATCGCACCAGCGGGGTCTTCACGCCACTGCTGTCGGCGGGTGACGCGATCTACGGCGGGCAGTACCGCTGTTCCCTCGGCTTCAACGTGGTGAAGGGCGGCACGTACTACTTCCTCACCGCAGGCCACTGCGGGAAGGTGGCGACGACCTGGTACACCAACTCCAGCCACTCCACGCTGATCGGCCCGACCATCGGCTACAGCTTCCCTGGCAACGACTACGCGCTGGTCCGGTACGACAACGCGTCGCTGAGCCACCCGGGTGGATTCACCGCTGCCAACGCGTTCGTCGGCGAGACCGTCACCCGTAAGGGCTCGACCACCGGCGTCCACAGCGGCAAGGTGACCGCACTCAACGTCACCGTGCGGTACTCCGGCTCAGGCGGCGGCAGGGTCGGCGGCCTGATTCAGACGACCGTCTGCGCGGAGCCCGGCGACTCCGGTGGTCCCCTGTACGACGGTACGAAGGCGCTCGGCATCACCTCCGGCGGCAGTGGCGACTGCACCAGCGGCGGTACGACGTTCTTCCAGCCCGTGACCGAAGCCGCGAGCGTGTACGGCGTCACCGTCTACTGA
This region includes:
- a CDS encoding dihydrolipoyl dehydrogenase family protein; amino-acid sequence: MDRTEYDVIVLGAGAPGEHCAAALAKGGARVAVVERELLGGECSYWACIPSKTLLRPGEALAAALDAPGAREAVTGTLDPHGVMSWRDFMVSGYDDSSQVSWAKSAGLEVLRGHGRLAGPHTVAVDDRTYTAHHIVIATGADPVIPPVPGLQSLPGIWTNRDVTGLVEVPDRLIVLGGGATGVEMSQALARMGAAVTLIERSEHLLPRDPRAVGEAVAAALSADNVDVRVGVGAENVRLVDSSYVVGLSDGTDVRGDRLLVATGRRPRVDGIGLETVGISANPRGIEVDARLAAGPDLWAIGDVTGLWQLTHVGEYQGRIAASNILGRPRTADYEAVPRVVYCDPQAASVGAAEGRFVSTVQLSGVARTATYLRSYDTRPGFLTIVSDGTVVTGAYAVGPEAGEWLQQATLAIRAKVPVELLLDVIQPFPTFSEAFLHVLRDLDAQLHTGASVS
- a CDS encoding MFS transporter produces the protein MTAKQVRTTSYDLAGPVELRSRAGGALIAATVLASMVGFIDAYMVNVAVPAISHDLHAGVSELQWVLTGYLITVAALLLLAGALADHFGWRRILVAGLLVMLVASLGCAAAPNVGTLIAARMVQGAGGALVVPSSLALLNGTLLPVDRARGIGVWAGVSTLGTTLGPYAGGWLVDHGSWRYVFLLNFPLIIAAVWILRSVPEADRARRPLSVDLVGSVLAVLGLGGLIYALTEGPSSGWGSAQVLLSAAVGVGCLAVLVPVEQRRSAPMLRTALFRIRQFVAINAATLLFYGALSAAGYLVVLQCQLQLGYSATAAGAALIPESAVFLIVSPLVGGLVARVGTRWPMTIGILIVAGGFAWLSAAQPGDSYVRAILPGAVLWGLGIGLTVAPLTAGVLAAVDDADLGEASAINDAASRIGGVVLIALVPALLGVGSSDDLAQPLANRYRTAMLVMAAVSVVSAVITMLFVARGRPPRTRVPATPRVHGCAVPVSPATNRRAA
- a CDS encoding SDR family oxidoreductase codes for the protein MTESTTLTTARSDGSLTGQVVVVLGGSSGIGLETARQAGAAGARIVITGRDREKLDAAAGEVGAETVATVDLGDSAGVEGFFAGLPEQIDHVLVSGGGPFYAPITELDFDEARDFVDEHLVGSLRIARLCIGRVRPGGSLTFIGGTGARRPGVGLSIAAIATAGLSAIAANAALELAPVRVNAVAAGFVDTPLSARLLGDQLEERRAGLRATLPIRRVVGPEDVAALVVHLMTNGALTGATYDVDGGQQLLPG
- a CDS encoding ATP-binding protein, with the protein product MADRDGFRERTAARTRLLGRRSECAVLDALLAAVRGGASRVLVVRGEAGVGKSALLDYATESGSELRTLRAVGVESEMELAFAALHQLCVPLLDRMDKIPEPQRRALATVFGLAPGPAPDRFMVGLAVLSLISDFAEKEPALVVVDDAQWLDTATAQTLGFVARRLGADAVGLLFGAREVGIELKGLPELEVGGLLDDEARALLGSAVEFLLDEPIRERLVAETRGNPLALLELPRGLTATQLAGGFGLHGGQALSGRIEQSFLRQADALPAPTRQLLLVAAAEPVGDPVLVRRAADQLGIAAAFAEIDGLLSLGQRVTFRHPLVRSALYGSASAAERRAVHLALAEATDSTSDPDRRAWHLAAAADGPDEEVAVELERSADRAQARGGFAAAAAFWQRAVSLTDDPARRSGRALAGAHASLQAGAFRTAWSLLATAEAGPLDDLGHAQVDLLRAEAAFAQQRGREAPGLLLRAAQTFESLDARLARDTYLDAWSAALFAGRLGGTVGLREVSLAATTAPRPDAAPRSSDVLLDGLALVFAEGRDAAVPLLKQAATAFGGPEVTAEEVLRWGWLATAAAATAWDFESCLTTATRQVETARGAGALAVLAVGVNVLGQVVAMAGDFAEAVALRAEADAVREATGTHVLQYGALVLSALRGRPDEAFGLIEDTIARATAEGQGTAAQYARWTKSVILNALGRHDEALLWATLAADDTPELFVSSWALSEQVEAAVRSGRHREATAAWARLRETTAVTDERWGLGLEARARALVQRDADAECAYREAIELLTGTRLRPDLARAHLLYGEWLRRESRRRDARTQLRTAYDVFTSIGMEAFAERARRELQATGETIRRRTASSSAGEVLTPQERQIAVLVRDGLSNPEVGARLFLSPRTVEWHLRKIFDKLSISSRRQLRDALPEAEAARS
- a CDS encoding S1 family peptidase, whose translation is MRIERTSISGRLRRSAQLLAAVSAIAASLYAVPAAGAAPSAAARLSAANAAVDRSGVKGIAWYTDAASGKVVVTADSTVSAAQVAALKHDAVQVNRTSGVFTPLLSAGDAIYGGQYRCSLGFNVVKGGTYYFLTAGHCGKVATTWYTNSSHSTLIGPTIGYSFPGNDYALVRYDNASLSHPGGFTAANAFVGETVTRKGSTTGVHSGKVTALNVTVRYSGSGGGRVGGLIQTTVCAEPGDSGGPLYDGTKALGITSGGSGDCTSGGTTFFQPVTEAASVYGVTVY